Part of the Citrobacter sp. Marseille-Q6884 genome, AGTACACTTTGTCAGTACGCTTGTTGCCGGTTACAGCAACTTTGTCAGCGTTCAGAACGATGATGTAATCACCAGTATCTACGTGCGGAGTGTATTCCGCTTTGTGCTTACCGCGCAGGCGCAGAGCCAGTTCGGAAGCCAGACGGCCCAGAGTTTTACCGGTCGCGTCAACAACATACCAGTCGCGTTTTACGGTTTCTGGTTTAGCTGTAAAAGTTTTCATTAAAAGCTTACCCAAATAAATAAGTTACACGTTGGTGAACACCCAAACGTTTTGTCAGTTGAGGTTCACACGACATTGTCCAGCAAACCTACCCCTTCGAATAGCCTATGCCGGCACATAGAAAGTTTTGGGAAAAAAACTCTCTCGTAACGTGGGGTCGCAAGATTATAGAGAAGTCGGGGTCAAAGATCGACCCCTTTGTGTGATTTGCAGTGGGTTTAACCCGCTAAATGTTCCCGCTTCAGATACTCTTCGCTTTGCATCTCCTGCAAACGCGATAAACAGCGCTGGAACTCAAACTTGAGACGTTCGCCCTGGTAAATCTCATATAAGGGCGATGCAGCACTCACGACCAGTTTTACGTGGCGTTCGTAGAACTCATCAACCAGCGCGATAAAGCGCCGTGCCTCACTTTCCATCAACGTCGTCATGACCGGCACATCCGATAACAACACCGTGTGGAAAAGGCGCGAAAGCGCAATATAGTCGTGCTGGCTGCGAGCATCGACGCACAACGTGGAAAACGAAACCGCCAGCGTCTGGTTTTCGACGGCCAGCGTCTGCATCGGACGGTGGTTGATTTCCAGCGTCGGCGCATGTTCGCTTTTCGCGCCCGCTAACGCCAGCCACAGCTTATCCATCTGTTGCCGGGTTTCCTCATTAAGCGGCGAGAGCCATAAATGCGCCTGTGTTAACGTCCGCAGGCGGTAATCAACTCCCGCATCCACATTCATGATGTCGCAATACTGTTTGATTGCGTCGATAGCAGGTAAAAAACGCGCGCGCTGTAAGCCGTTGCGGTACAACTCGTCGGGCGGAATATTGGAGGTTGCCACCAGCGTGATACCGCGAGCAAACAGCGCTTTCATTAATCCCCCGAGCAGCATCGCGTCGGTGATATCGGAGACAAAAAACTCGTCAAAGCACAGCACATCCGTTTCTGCCTTAAAGCGGTCAGCAATCACTTCCAGCGGGTCGCTTTGACCTTGCAGAGCAGTGAGCTCTTCGTGTACCCGCAACATAAAGCGGTGAAAGTGCAGACGCTGTTTCCGCGCGCCAGGCAGACTATGGTAGAACAGATCCATCAGCCAGGTTTTCCCGCGCCCTACCCCTCCCCACATATACAGGCCCCGTACCGCCGTATGTTCTTCCGGCTCACGCTTACCCAGCAATTTGCCAAACCGTGCCATCAACCCACTCGGCTGCGGTGCTGGAAGCTTCAGCGCAGTGAGTTCTTGGTAAATGGTTTCCAGTCGATTGACCGCTTCTTGTTGTACGTTGTCGGGTTGATGGCTGCCGTCATTGAGGGCCTGGAGGTAACGCGATGTCGGGGAAAGGCTTTGCATGATGTTATTGTTATTCCTTGAGAATCGATGTGCCGTCGCTCACGGTTGACGAAAAAAAGGCCGTTCTACACTACGCGATATAAAGACGGGATTCCACTTCTACAGGATTAGCGGTTATAGTGGCATAATCAGGCGCGGGCATGGAGCCTAAAGCCAACACCCTACGGAAACAAAAGACAACGGGAGATGTTCATGACCTGGGAATATGCGCTAATTGGGTTAGTCGTCGGTATCATTATTGGTGCCGTAGCCATGCGTTTTGGTAATCGTAAATTACGCCAACAGCAGGCATTGCAGTACGAACTGGAAAAGAACAAAGCTGAGCTGGAAGAGTACCGTGAAGAGCTGGTGAGCCACTTTGCCCGTAGCGCCGAGTTACTGGATAACATGGCGGACGACTATCGTCAGATCTATCAGCACATGGCAAAAAGCTCCAGCAGCCTGCTGCCGGGCATGTCACCGGAATCCAACCCGTTCCGTAATCGTCTGGCTGAGTCTGAAGCAGGCAACGATCAAGCGCCGGTGCAGATGCCGCGTGACTATTCCGAAGGGGCTTCCGGCCTGCTGCGTAGTGGCGCAAAGCGCGACTAACTGCACATCGTTAAGAAATTTATTGGGCGCAGCGATTGCGCCCTCCGCTTCTCTTCCCGTCCCAGCTATTATTTAGTCGTTAGCCGCATTGTGACCAAACCGAAAATTCAATAACATCAAACTGTTTTGAATCATCTTCCGTTTACTCAAGGTACGAGAGCAGGATCCATGAAAAAACAAACCCAGCTGTTGAGTGCATTAGCGTTAAGTGTCGGGTTAACTCTCTCGGCGCCCTTTCAGGCCTTTGCGTCGATACCAGGCCAGGTCCCCGGTCAGGCAGCCCTCCCCAGCCTCGCCCCAATGCTGGAGAAAGTGTTACCTGCCGTCGTGAGCGTGAGAGTCGAAGGTACGGCCACTCAGGGGCAGAAAGTCCCGGAAGAATTCAAAAAGTTTTTTGGCGATGAACTGCCCGATCAACCCTCACAGCCTTTTGAAGGGCTAGGGTCGGGGGTCATCATTGACGCCGCAAAAGGGTACGTGCTGACTAATAACCATGTTATTAACCAGGCACAAAAAATCAGCGTCCAGCTAAACGATGGTCGTGAATTCGACGCCAAGCTTATCGGTAGTGACGATCAAAGCGATATCGCGCTGCTGCAAATTCAACATCCCAGCAATCTGACGCAAATTGCCATCGCCGACTCCGACAAGCTACGCGTAGGTGATTTCGCGGTAGCCGTCGGCAACCCGTTCGGATTAGGGCAAACCGCAACGTCCGGTATTGTATCGGCTTTAGGTCGCAGTGGCCTGAACCTGGAAGGTCTGGAAAACTTTATCCAGACCGATGCCTCCATTAACCGCGGTAACTCCGGCGGTGCCTTGCTTAACCTGAACGGTGAGTTGATCGGGATTAACACCGCGATCCTGGCGCCAGGTGGCGGCAGCATCGGCATTGGCTTTGCGATTCCCAGTAACATGGCACGTACGCTGGCACAGCAGTTGATGCAGTTTGGCGAAATCAAACGCGGATTGCTGGGGATTAAAGGGACGGAAATGACCGCCGACATCGCCAAAGCGTTCAAGCTGGATGTGCAGCGCGGCGCATTTGTCAGCGAGGTTCTGCCGAACTCCGGCTCCGCGAAAGCGGGCGTGAAATCCGGTGACGTCATTACCAGCCTGAACGGCAAGCCGCTCAACAGTTTCGCTGAACTGCGTTCACGCATTGCGACGACCGAACCGGGAACCAAAGTCAAACTGGGCCTGCTGCGTAACGGTAAGCCGCTGGAGGTTGAAGTCACCCTGGATACCAGCACCTCATCTTCTGCCAGCGCAGAGATGATTGCACCGGCGTTACAAGGGGCAACGCTGAGCGACGGACAGTTAAAAGACGGTACTAAAGGCATCAAAATTGATAACGTCGAAAAAAGCAGCCCGGCAGCCCAGGCAGGCCTGCATAAAGATGATGTTATCATCGGCGTTAACCGTGACCGCGTGAACTCCATTGCCGAAATGCGTAAGGTACTGGAGGCGAAACCGTCAATCATCGCGCTGCAGGTGGTACGCGGTAACGAGAATATTTATCTGCTCTTGCGTTAAACCTGTCACGAACCGGACATCAGCCTGCCGTGTGATGTCCGGTAAACTCGTGATATGCTGCTGCCGTTCCCCTTTTTAATGACGCCGCCATCATGTTTGTGAAGCTTTTACGTTCGGTCGCGATTGGTTTAATTGTCGGCGCAATTCTGCTGGCCGCGATGCCCTCTCTGCGCAAAATAAATACGCTTTCAGCGCCACAGTTCGACAGCGCCGATGAAACGCCTGCCAGCTATAACCCAGCCGTTCGCCGCGCGGCACCAGCCGTCGTTAACGTATATAACCGCAGTATGAACAGCACGACGCATAACCAGCTTGAGATCCGTACACTCGGCTCGGGCGTGATCATGGATCAGCGCGGCTACATCATCACCAATAAACACGTCATTAATGATGCCGACCAAATCATCGTGGCTTTGCAGGATGGACGCGTGTTTGAAGCGCTGCTTGTCGGCTCCGATACGCTGACTGACCTTGCAGTGCTGAAAATCAACGCGTCTGGCGGACTGCCGACAATCCCAATCAATAACAAGCGCGTACCGCATATCGGTGATGTGGTTCTTGCCATCGGCAACCCCTACAACCTTGGACAAACTATTACCCAGGGGATTATCAGCGCCACCGGTCGTATTGGCCTGAACCCAACGGGACGGCAAAACTTCCTGCAAACGGACGCCTCGATCAACCACGGTAACTCCGGCGGTGCGCTGGTGAACTCGTTGGGTGAGCTGATGGGCATTAACACGCTGTCGTTTGATAAGAGCAACGATGGAGAAACCCCGGAAGGGATTGGCTTTGCCATACCGTTCCAGTTAGCGACCAAAATCATGGATAAGTTGATTCGTGATGGACGCGTCATTCGTGGGTACATCGGCATTAGCGGCCGTGAGATTGCTCCGCTGCACGCTCAGGGCAGTGGAATGGATCAGATTCAGGGGATTGTGGTTAACGAAGTCGCCCCGGATGGCCCGGCAGCTCAGGCAGGCATTCAGGTTAATGACCTGATTATCTCGGTTAATAATAAACCGGCTGTCTCGGCCCTAGAGACCATGGATCAGGTTGCTGAAATTCGCCCGGGTTCCGTGATTTCAGTGGTCGTAATGCGCGATGACAAGCAATTGAAGTTGCAGGTCACGATTCAGGAATATCCGAATACGAACTAAGTGAATGAAAGACGTAAAAAAACCGGAGCTCGCTCCGGTTTTTTTATCTGGCCTACGCGAATGCGTTACTTAACGAACTCTTCGCCCAGAGTGATATCTTTCTTCAGAGTGTCCAGCATGCCTTCCAGCGCATTCTGTTCAAACGCGCTCAGTTTACCGATGGACTGGCGTTCTTCTACACCGTTTTTGCCCAGCAGCAGCGGCTGAGAGAAGAAACGCGCATACTGACCGTCACCTTCAACATAAGCGCATTCTACTACGCCTTTCTCGCCATTCAGCGCACGAACCAGAGACAGACCGAAACGTGCCGCAGCCTGACCCATAGACAGGGTTGCAGATCCGCCACCGGCTTTTGCTTCGACGACTTCAGTACCTGCGTTCTGGATACGCTTGGTCAGATCAGCCACTTCCTGCTCAGTGAAGCTCACGCCTGGAATTTGTGACAGCAGTGGCAGAATAGTTACGCCAGAGTGTCCGCCAATAACCGGCACTTCAACCTCGGTCGGTTGCTTACCTTTCAGTTCCGCAACAAAGGTGTTGGAGCGGATGATGTCCAGCGTGGTTACGCCAAACAGTTTGTTCTTGTCGTATACACCTGCTTTTTTCAGCACTTCTGCAGCGATTGCAACGGTTGTGTTCACTGGGTTAGTGATGATACCAACACATGCTTTCGGGCAGGTTTTCGCAACTTGCTGTACCAGGTTTTTCACGATACCGGCGTTAACGTTAAACAGGTCGGAACGATCCATACCCGGTTTACGCGCGACACCCGCGGAAATCAGCACCACGTCAGCACCTTCCAGTGCAGGGGTCGCATCTTCACCGCTGAAGCCTTTGATTTTCACAGCAGTAGGGATGTGGCTCAAATCAACAGCCACACCAGGTGTTACTGGAGCGATGTCGTACAGGGAGAGTTCTGAACCTGAAGGCAGTTGGGTTTTTAACAGTAATGCTAGCGCCTGACCGATACCACCAGCAGCGCCGAGGACTGCAACTTTCATCCTAAACTCCTTATTATCTTGATAAGCAAAATGTCTATTGCTCCGCGGCGGCGACCTTAATTCACAAATCCAATGAATTCAATAACCACGCGTCAAGAATGCGTAGTCACGCAAATTTGGCTTTTATGCATTTAACTTACGTAAAATAAAACCTAAGTTACGTAATTCAAAACCACACGCACAGTAGAGCAACTTTCCAACAGGTGCTGACAATATACCTTACCGCCCTCTCAAAACAACATCAATTTGATAACATTTGATTTACTTTTAATCTTATTTGCGAGCCGTGACACAGGCATGTTTCTTGATAACGAAATTTGATAAAATTCCGCTCTTTCATAACATTATTTCAGCCTTGAACAAGGCAGACTGTTTGCATAAAAATTCATCTGTATGCACAATAATGTTGTTTCTACTGCCATATTACGGGTGACTTATGCGAAGCTCGGCTAAACAAGAAGAATTAGTAAAGGCGTTTAAAGCGCTACTCAAAGAAGAAAAATTCAGCTCTCAGGGCGAAATCGTCATCGCGTTGCAGGAGCAGGGCTTTGATAATATCAATCAGTCCAAGGTTTCACGCATGCTGACAAAGTTTGGCGCCGTGCGTACCCGCAATGCAAAAATGGAGATGGTGTACTGCCTCCCGGCAGAACTGGGTGTACCCACAACCTCCAGCCCGCTGAAGAATCTGGTCTTGGATATCGACTATAACGATGCTGTCGTGGTGATTCATACCAGCCCTGGCGCTGCACAGCTCATTGCACGTCTGCTCGACTCATTGGGTAAAGCAGAAGGTATTCTGGGAACAATCGCTGGCGACGACACCATCTTCACCACCCCGGCCACGGGTTTTACGGTAAAAGATCTGTACGAAGCGATTCTTGAACTGTTCGAACAAGAGCTGTAATGCCTTTCCCCGTCGCACATCGTGGTGGCGGGGAAAAACCTGCCGTTTTCATTCCCTCCCTCTATCATTCACTACCAATCATTTAACAAATAGTGCGTTTCACCGTCAAAATGCATTCACACAGTGAATGATAAGCATGAAAAACGCACAATTTGCAAAATTACGTATCTAAATGAATTTATTAAGTTTATTTAAATTCACTTGCCAAAAAATGAGTTTTTAATTCCATACAGTTATAAAAAATACATTTCTTAACACCTAATAACGCCAGAAACCATTAGCGTGGTATTAATTTATCGAGTGATTAGTGTATACTTGATTTTGTGATGAGGGTCACGAAACAAAGACCCCCAATAAAAGAATTCGACGAGGTAAATATCATGAAAATCAAAACCACTGTTGCAACATTAAGCCTTCTTTCCGTTCTCTCTTTCGGCGCAAGCGCAGCCGTGAATCAGGTGAACGCACAAGAAGCACAGAATCTGCAATCCATGGGCACTATCTCTGTATCTCAGATCGGTAGCTCACCAATGGATATGCGCCAGGAAATCGTTGCTAAAGCTGAAAAAGCAGGCGCCAGCAGCTACCGCGTGACCGAACTCCGTGAAGGCGCTCACTGGCACGCAACGGCAGAACTGTACAAATAAACCCTCGTCGTCTAGTCCGACGACTTGCCCCCGCCTGTCGGGGGCTTTTTTATGTCTTACTTCGCATGGCGAACATTAAAGCGTAATTGCCCTTCCAGCTCTTCTTCCGCTTCATCAAACAGCAAAATCAGCGCGCCATACCGTCTACGTTGTTTGTCCGGCAAATGGACAAATTCAATCTCGAGCGGCAACGGCAATACTTCCCCAATGACCACCTCCCACAGAGAATCCAGGTCGCTGACCTTGTCCCGTGCCAGCCCGAAGGTGCGTGTAAACTCCCGGTAGAAATCGTTCTGATCTTCAATCTCGTCAAAATCAAACGTATAGATGTTCATCTGTAGCCACCATCCCGACACCAGTTACTCTACAGACCACCACTATGCAGGGTCTTCTATTGTCCATCGCCCAGTCGTCCCCTCTGAATAACATCACTCACATGATTCTATGGCTCCCGCACATCAGGTAAGTATAGCCATAAAAAAACCGACGCTTCTGGCATCGGTTTTTACGCTTAACTGCTGGTCAGCGCATGCTGGTATTTGTGTAGCATGCCCGTTAGCCGTTTCACTGGCTCCGTCACCTGGGGAGGGGCTTCCCACTGATTTAATTTTTCCTGATAGATATCAAGCTCCGCCAGCAGCTGACTGAAGTAACGCCGACGTTTGTCGTCATTCCCTGCAGAAATCACAAGATCGGCGGTGCGTCGAAGTTGACGATGAAACGCAGAGAGATCCTCGTTTACCGGTACTGGCGCATCGCGCAGACGCTGGTGGGCGATGATCATCGTCAGCGCCAGACGAAACTTCGCCAAATCGCCAGGGAATTTATTCATCAGTAAAAACAGTTGCTGGTAGAGCGCCGGAAGATGGTTTTCTTTGCGACGAACCACATTGGTTGTCATGGCGGAAACGGCCGCCGAAACAAACTGATTCAGAAGCACGCGACCGGTTCTGTCACGAGAGTTATCACGCACCAGCAGAATCACAAGAAACGCCAGTACACACCCCACAATCTGCCCCAGCGCACTGTCGAGGAACTGGCTGAAATGGAAGGTCATTGGGTTATCCAGCACGATAATATTAATGGTGCTGGCCAGCGCCCCCATCGATCCCAGACGCCGCTTCTGCACCTCAATCCCCAGAAAGAATCCCAGTACCGCCAGGCTCAGGCACAGTAGCAACATGCTTTGCTGTGTGTTCGGGATGATGACCAGAAAATAGAGTGCGCCGAGCGGTAACGCCGCCAGTGTGCCGTAGATAAAGTCGATCGCCACCATGCGTGGATTGGGTAAACGCATTGCCAGAGAGGTCACGACCGCGATCATCACCATTGCACCGCTTCCCGAGGTCCAGCCCGTCCATAACCAGAACAACGTACCCAGCACACAGGACAGCGTGGTACGCCAGAAATTCACCATCGCATGATGGCGTTCGGCAGATTCCACTTTCACCACCGGCTCGCCCTGCAGGATCTCTTCTTCTGTTGCACTGATTTTCGTATTACTGATCACCCCGCGTTTCAGCAACAAATAGCGTGTCGCAGCGCCGGCCCAGGTATAAATCGTCACCGGCGTTTCACGCTCGCCAGTCCAGGCAATCACCCGGCGCATCCGTTTCAATTGCTTATGGACATCCTGCGCCGTTTCCACGGGCGTCGCGAACAACTCGCGAAACGTGTCCGTAATCTGCTCCGGCCGCGTGTTCTGAATAAGATAGGTTTCACAGGATTGGGTAATCAGCGTCAGCGACAGCGTATTCAGCGCTTTTAGCCTTCGGTTAGCGCGCCCCCAGCGTGAAGATTCCATGTTCAGGTTGCTGCGCATACCTTCGAGCGCCGCCGTCCGACGTACTAAATCGCCCCAGGCCTTATCCACCTCTTCGCTGTCGCCATGCTTAATGCACAATTGCATGAGTTGGTACTGCGCCACCAGCAAACTGTCCAGTTCGAGATCGACTTCTTGCTTCACTGAACGCGGCGAAAAGAGTAAATCCGCCACGATAGCGCAGACAATACCAATGACAATTTCACTGCAACGTTCGACCGCAAACTGTGGCGTCAGCAGAGGCTCGGCCTGAATGGTAATAACGATAATCAGCGCCGTATAACCCGAAAGCCCCCATGCATAAGAGTTCTCGATCCGCACCAGCGAGGAGAGCCAGGTACAAAAACCGGCCCAGATACAGCACACCAGAATCATCAACAATGGCGCACGGATCATGCTGATGATAATAACCAGAGCAGCAATACAGCCAATGAATGTCCCGACGATACGCAACATACCGCGATAACGGATTGCGCCAGAATACGGTTCTCCACCCGCGGCAAAGGCCGGGCCAGCCGCCACTATTGCCGCCGTCAGCACCGCCCAGCGTGGTGTCTCAAGCTGAAAGTGAAAGCCAACAAACAGCGCCAGTACAATGGCGCACGCCAGTTTTACCGCAAAACGGATATGCTGATTGGCAATGGAGAAAATGCCCATCACGATTAACCAAACTCGCGCAGACGGTGCGCCATTTTACGGAAGAAGGATTCCTGGCTGGCGTCACGATCCTGTTTGCCCGTAATGACGACGGTGGCCGTGGTGCCTGCTGGCCACAATGTCCCCTGCTGTTCATCAAGGCGAATACGCACCGGTACACGCTGCGCCAGACGAACCCATTCGAGGTTGGAGTCGATGGTCGCCATGCCTTTCGCATCTTGTGTACTGCTGGCATTTGTCACGCCTGCCGCCACGCTATCGACAGTACCTTTTAATACCTTGTTGCTGCCAAGTGGCGTTATCTCAGCGCGATACCCCGGACGAACGCCTTCCAACTTCGTTTCTTCCATATAAGCCAGCACATAGAATGAGTGCTGTTTTACCAGCGCTACCGCCGTAGAGCCTCGGGTGATAAATTCACCGGAATAGACGTTAAGGTTCGTGACCCAGCCGTCGGCGGGTGCACGAATCACCGTACGTTCGAGATCCAGTTTTGCCAGATCGCGCGTTGCCTGCGCTTTCGCCAACTGGTGCAGCACGGTTTGCAGTACGTTATTGGACTGATCAATCTCTTCACGTGACATAGCTTGAACGCCAAGTCGATTACGACGACCGGCTTCCTGGCGTTTTTCCTGCGCCAGCACCTGATAATAGGCGACATCCGCTTCGGCTTGTTCGAGGGCTTTCTTGTAGCGCGGTTGGTCGATGGTGAACAGGACCTGATCCTTTTTCACCAACTGATTATCATGAATATTGACGTTCGTGATTAAGCCTGCAACGTCCGGGGCAATCGCAACGACGTCAGCACTAAAACGCGCATCACGCGTCCACGGCGACTCCGTGTAGAACACCCAGGCGCGAAAAAGGGCAATGAAGGCCAGAATGACCAGTACGACGGTCGTGGCTGTGCGGGCAAGTTTTCTTGTTAGTGTTTTCACTTCAACCTCAAACGAACAGGCGCGTTATTAAATAGAACAGACAGCAATACAGCGCGGTATTAAACAGAGCCGGATGCCAGACAAAGTCATAAATGCCAGTCGGAACCAGCACCCGGCGCACCAGCCAGAAAATCGCCAGTGACAAAAGTAATTCGAAAAATATCGGTGGGAATGAGAGACCAAACACCACGATAACGGGAAACAGACTCATGTTGACCTTGGTAGCTATAAGAGAGTGCAGATGAACGATTTTCTAGCGTATGTCACCGCAGAGAAGGGCAAGGATTAGCCAGGCGAGAGCGACACAGCCGTTATTTGAATAATAATATGTTAGCGTAACTGTTATGCTGTTATCTATATTATGTGATCTAAATCACTTTTAAGCCAGAGTGAACAATGGAACGATTAAAACGTATGTCGGTATTCGCCAAAGTCGTCGAGTTCGGCTCCTTTACGGCCGCCGCAAGACAGCTGCAAATGAGCGTTTCATCGATAAGCCAGACAGTATCAAAACTGGAAGATGAGCTGCAGGTTAAGCTGCTAAACCGCAGCACACGCAGCATTGGGCTGACTGAGGCGGGTAAAATTTACTATCAAGGCTGCCGCCGAATGCTGCACGAAGTTCAGGACGTTCATGAGCAGCTTTATGCCTTTAACAACACGCCAATCGGTACGCTGCGAATTGGCTGTTCTTCAACTATGGCACAAAATGTCCTCGCCGGACTGACCGCAAAAATGCTGAAAGAGTATCCTGGGCTAACGGTGAATCTGGTCACCGGCATCCCGGCGCCAGACTTAATTGCCGACGGTCTGGACGTGGTTATCCGCGTGGGAGCGCTACAGGATTCCAGTCTTTTCTCTCGTCGTCTGGGCAACATGCCGATGGTGGTGTGCGCCGCTAAAAGTTATCTCGCCCAGTTTGGTACCCCGGAAAAGCCCGCCGATCTCAGCAACCATTCCTGGCTGGAATATAGCGTACGCCCCGATAACGAATTCGAACTGATTGCCCCGGAGGGAATTTCTACACGCCTCATCCCACAAGGGCGTTTCGTGACGAATGATCCCATGACGCTGGTTCGCTGGCTGGCTGCAGGCGCGGGAATTGCCTTTGTCCCACTGATGTGGGTGATCAATGAGATCAACCGTGGTGAAGTAGAGATCCTGCTGCCCCGCTACCAGTCAGACCCACGTCCGGTCTACGCGCTGTATACCGAAAAAGACAAGCTGCCGCTCAAGGTACAAGTGGTGATTAACTCTCTGACAGATTATTTCGTCGATGTGGCACAGCTGTTTCAGGGGATGTACGGTCGGGGAAAAGGTAAACCAGAGGAATGATGTGTAGGCCCGATGGTACTGTTACTCATCGGGCCTACACAGAGAATCAGGCGGTACCGCCGACGGTCAGATTATCCACCTTCAGCGTCGGCTGACCCACGCCAACTGGCAGACTTTGCCCTTCTTTACCGCAAACACCCACACCGTTATCCAGCTTCAGATCGTTACCGACCATGGAAATTTGCTGCATCGCCTCAATACCTGAGCCGATCAACGTCGCACCTTTCACCGGCTTAGTGACTTTACCGTTTTCGATCAGATACGCTTCAGACGTTGAGAAAACAAACTTACCGGAGGTGATATCCACCTGCCCACCACCGAAGTTAGGCGCATAAATACCGTATTCAACAGATTCGATAATTTCCTGCGGCGTGGATTTCCCCGGCAGCATATAGGTGTTGGTCATACGCGGCATCGGCAAATGCGCATAAGATTCGCGGCGGCCGTTACCTGTCGGCGCTACACCCATCAGACGTGCATTCAGTTTATCCTGCATGTAGCCTTTCAGAATGCCATTTTCGATCAGGACATTGTACTGAC contains:
- the aaeA gene encoding p-hydroxybenzoic acid efflux pump subunit AaeA, whose translation is MKTLTRKLARTATTVVLVILAFIALFRAWVFYTESPWTRDARFSADVVAIAPDVAGLITNVNIHDNQLVKKDQVLFTIDQPRYKKALEQAEADVAYYQVLAQEKRQEAGRRNRLGVQAMSREEIDQSNNVLQTVLHQLAKAQATRDLAKLDLERTVIRAPADGWVTNLNVYSGEFITRGSTAVALVKQHSFYVLAYMEETKLEGVRPGYRAEITPLGSNKVLKGTVDSVAAGVTNASSTQDAKGMATIDSNLEWVRLAQRVPVRIRLDEQQGTLWPAGTTATVVITGKQDRDASQESFFRKMAHRLREFG
- the aaeX gene encoding p-hydroxybenzoic acid efflux pump operon protein AaeX is translated as MSLFPVIVVFGLSFPPIFFELLLSLAIFWLVRRVLVPTGIYDFVWHPALFNTALYCCLFYLITRLFV
- the aaeR gene encoding HTH-type transcriptional activator AaeR: MERLKRMSVFAKVVEFGSFTAAARQLQMSVSSISQTVSKLEDELQVKLLNRSTRSIGLTEAGKIYYQGCRRMLHEVQDVHEQLYAFNNTPIGTLRIGCSSTMAQNVLAGLTAKMLKEYPGLTVNLVTGIPAPDLIADGLDVVIRVGALQDSSLFSRRLGNMPMVVCAAKSYLAQFGTPEKPADLSNHSWLEYSVRPDNEFELIAPEGISTRLIPQGRFVTNDPMTLVRWLAAGAGIAFVPLMWVINEINRGEVEILLPRYQSDPRPVYALYTEKDKLPLKVQVVINSLTDYFVDVAQLFQGMYGRGKGKPEE